One part of the Atribacterota bacterium genome encodes these proteins:
- the rnc gene encoding ribonuclease III — protein MLNKINLSELETKLGYNFKNIDLLKKALTHTSFYGQKEKNEVNYFQRLEFLGDSVINLIVSKYLYHKFPFSSEGELSKMKSTIISQSFLVNFANLITLEDFIILGKSVDLKKGRGKFSILVDCLEACLGAIYLDGGINHCQKVINYFIEKEEVEILIKSQINDYKTFLQELTQKKFQCLPSYKIVKEEGLEHQKTFFIEVYIGKKFYGTGSGKNKKEAEQNAAYSALKKLEIS, from the coding sequence GTGCTAAATAAAATAAACTTAAGTGAACTGGAAACAAAGTTAGGGTATAACTTTAAAAATATTGATTTACTAAAAAAGGCTTTAACTCATACCTCATTTTATGGTCAAAAAGAAAAAAATGAAGTAAACTATTTCCAAAGACTAGAATTTCTCGGCGATTCAGTAATAAATTTAATAGTAAGTAAATATTTATATCACAAATTTCCTTTTTCCTCAGAAGGCGAATTATCTAAAATGAAGTCTACAATAATAAGTCAGTCATTTTTAGTAAATTTCGCCAATCTAATTACGCTGGAAGATTTTATTATTTTAGGCAAAAGCGTGGACTTGAAGAAAGGAAGAGGGAAATTTTCTATTTTAGTAGACTGCTTAGAGGCATGTTTGGGAGCCATTTACCTGGATGGCGGAATTAATCACTGTCAAAAAGTTATCAATTATTTTATTGAAAAAGAGGAAGTTGAAATCTTGATAAAAAGTCAAATAAATGATTACAAAACTTTTTTACAAGAGTTGACCCAAAAGAAGTTTCAATGTCTTCCCTCTTACAAAATTGTAAAAGAAGAAGGATTAGAACATCAAAAAACCTTTTTCATTGAAGTTTATATCGGAAAAAAGTTCTATGGAACTGGTTCTGGTAAAAATAAGAAAGAAGCTGAACAAAATGCTGCTTATTCTGCTCTAAAGAAATTAGAAATTTCCTAA